The following are encoded together in the Panicum virgatum strain AP13 chromosome 6K, P.virgatum_v5, whole genome shotgun sequence genome:
- the LOC120713295 gene encoding uncharacterized PE-PGRS family protein PE_PGRS54-like, whose amino-acid sequence MLAGPDPLSPCFFLWHRRPSSRASTGGFVNEGAPAGDVGSWLWCPAGERQQHGLFCLLLFLSGNGGDGFDACGFGAADIPNILGDGVVSSLFLLCYVRTINGTSGVRCSFRAADDISSSRLYQPIEEDWGTGSAWGGGLSWGTGSAWGGGLSWGTGRQGAAAVGAAEALQGAVPMLGEAALSGHGGDDGGTQAKGPNGAGGAHARLGDGAGDTRAWRVDASKGGRGSSAWPGDAAGGARARPADAAASNQGAVSRRL is encoded by the exons ATGCTGGCTGGGCCTGATCCACTTTCTCCGTGCTTCTTCCTGTGGCATCGGCGGCCTTCTAGCCGGGCCTCCACCGGTGGCTTCGTCAACGAGGGTGCGCCGGCGGGGGACGTGGGGTCGTGGCTTTGGTGTCCTGCTGGCGAGCGGCAGCAACACGGTCTCTTTTGCCTACTCCTTTTCCTCTCTGGCAATGGCGGCGACGGTTTCGACGCTTGTGGCTTTGGTGCGGCGGACATCCCCAACATCCTCGGCGATGGAGTTGTGAGTTCCCTTTTCCTTCTTTGCTATGTGAGGACAATAAATGGTACCTCCGGTGTCCGTTGTTCCTTCCGGGCTGCCGACGACATCAGTAGCAGCAGATTGTACCAGCCTATTGAG GAAGATTGGGGCACCGGCAGTGCTTGGGGCGGCGGCCTGTCTTGGGGCACCGGCAGTGCTTGGGGTGGCGGCCTGTCTTGGGGCACCGGAaggcagggggcggcggccgttGGAGCGGCGGAGGCACTCCAGGGGGCTGTGCCCATGCTTGGGGAGGCGGCTCTCTCAGGCCATGGGGGCGACGACGGTGGGACACAGGCGAAGGGGCCCAACGGCGCTGGGGGTGCCCACGCGAGGCTGGGCGACGGCGCTGGGGACACGCGCGCGTGGCGGGTCGACGCATCCAAAGGCGGCCGTGGGTCCAGCGCGTGGCCGGGGGACGCCGCCGGGGGCGCCCGCGCGAGGCCGGCCGACGCCGCGGCGAGCAACCAGGGCGCGGTGAGTCGTCGTCTCTGA